The Stieleria maiorica genome includes the window CACCGAATCGGACGTCACAGCGTGCCCATCTGGTCCCGGTATTGGTCAATCCGATGCTTCAGCGAGAGACAAAGAACTTTGGGCTGCGTTTTCGCGATGACGTGCTGCCCGGTGTCACGTTGTCGGGGCACAGTCAATTCGCCGCCAAGGTCAGCCAGAGTATTTCGGACGTCACTGCGGTCGACTTTACTCCGGTCGCCTATCGTCTGATCCACGAATTGCGAACCTTTCAAAGCGACCCGGAATTTGATCCGATCTATCGGTTGATCTGGATGCGACGCGTGTTGGAAATCGCCGTCAAGGGAAGCGTGCCGATCAAGCTGGCGTTCGGCGACTGGCTTGAAACGTTGCAGGCCGCGCAATTCGATTGGGACACCAATTGGCTGGACACGGACCCGGACGATGTGGATCAGCTTGTCCAACGCACCCAAGCCAAGCGATTGATCGAGTCGGTGGACGACTGGGACAAACGGGTCGAACGCATGCTGAGTGAATTCAAATCGTTTCGCCGCCCGCGTCCCCCCGCCCCCCGATGGATCGGCTGGGTTTCAATGGACGGCGCGAAGTACCAAGTCGTGTTGAACGAACCGGCTGTTGCGGATCCGTTGGTTGTGTTCTCGTTCGATGCAAAGACGGGGCGAACGAAACAAGTCGCCATCGGCCCGCCGCAATCGTCGATGTCTGGCAGAGTAACTGATCCGGCAGCGCAACAGTGCGGCGCGATGGTCTGTGTCCTCGCCCGCCCAGATTCCGACTCGCCCGACCCCCAACAAGGAGCCGATCAAGGTGGATGAATCGCCGGTCAGCAACGATCGACTCGTCTGGATGCGTCGCGATATCGAACGTCGCTTCGGGTTCTCGGGCGCACGCTACACGCGTGTGGGAAGTCTGCTGCCCGCGATGATCGCGGCGGCGATGACCGTGGCGCTGTTCGGCTCCCTGGTCGCGATCGGATCCAACCCGATCGTGGACATGTTCATTCGTCGCGGTTGGACGCCGCCGGTGATCGTCTTCTTTACCTTTTGGTCGCTTCTGATTCTGTGGTTCAAACGCGCTAAACTGCGTTTGCAACACAAGGCACTCGGGCTGGTCGTGATGCCCGACCAAGTTGATTTCGTGTTGTCGGTCGACCGGGTAACCGATGTGCTGCATCGTTTGTACCAGGTCTGTGACGATCCCAAGCGATTCGTCTTGCTGCATCGCATCGAAGTCGGATTGTCCAACGCGAGGAATCTGAGCCGCGTGGTCGACTTGGGCGAGATCCTGCGGACCCAATCCGAACACGACGAATCGGTGATGGAAACCAGCTTCAATCTGATCCGCGGATTGGTGTGGGCGATCCCGATCCTGGGATTCATCGGAACCGTTTCGGGGCTGTCGACCGCGATCGGCGGATTCGGCCGTGTGCTCAGTCAGACCGAAGACCCGTCAAAACTGATCGGTGCGTTGCAGGGGGTGACCGGTGGACTTGCGACCGCATTCGAAACAACACTTTTAGCACTGATGGCCGCATTGCTGGTTCAAATGGCCATGACGTTTCAAAAGAAGCAAGAAGAAGAGTTTCTCGATGAATGCACCGAGTATTGCCAGCGTGAAGTGCTCAGCCGGATCGCGCACTCCGATTCCGATGCGAGCGTCAAACGCGTTGCGGCTGGTGCGGATACCGACGCAACCGATTCGAAACAGAAGACGGAAGCGGAGTTTGCGGCGGTGGAAGTGATCCAGGAAGGCGAAGTGGACGACGATGCGGTCGTCATCGATGACCCGATTGTGTTGGAGTGACGCACCATGCGACGTCGCCGCAGCGAGCAAGCCGTCAATCTGTTCGCCTTTCAAGACATCATCACCGGTGTCGCCGGCGTGATGTTGTTCATCCTGCTGTTGTTGGTTGTGCAATTGAGTTTGCGGCTGGCGACGCAGGCGGCCGAGATGCAAGCGGAACTGACCGTGGACCCATCCGTCGCCCGAGCATCGACGACGCCGCCGGCCGAATTGGTTGAAGATCCCGCTCAAGATCTAATCGCGTTGCAGAACGAATTGAAAAACCTGCGGCGCGACAATCAGGCGTTGCTCGATGCCACCGAACGTGATTTGGATGCCGAAATCCAAGCCGCCCAATCGGAACTTGCCGAAATCGTGCGCCGCGCCGAGGCCACGAAGTCACAGGCCGAGCAGCTTCAACAACAAGTCGCCGCGGGAGAGATGAGCGACGAACGCAAACAAATTCTGGAGCTGCGCGAGCGGCTCCGCGAGCAGCTCGATTCATTGAAACAGGAACAAGTCCTGCATCGCAGCGGAAAACTGGTCGCATTCAAGACCACCGCGACGCCCTCGCGACCGATGTGGGTGGTCGATCTTCGCGACACGTACGCCGAGCTGTTTGACGTGCTCGATCCCGGCGACGTGACGGCGGTGTCCTACGACCGTAACCAGCTGCCGATGATGGTGGTGCGACAGATCCGCGACGTGTTGTCGGAAAAAACGAAAACGCAATCGATCATTCTGGTCCTGCGTCCCTCGGTCGCCGGGGCCGGCGCCGTTTTTCTGTCCGAGTTCCGCGACGCCGGTTTCCATTTGGCACTGGAATTGTTGGACGAGGATTCACAGATCACCGCGCAGGGCAGCGTGCCGGTCCGAGCGGATGCGCAGGGAGATGCACCGTGAGCCGGCGACGAACAAACAGCAACGACGACGATTCGCTGGAGTTATTGCTGGACACGGTGTCAAACGTTTTCGGCGGCGTGATGTTTCTGACGTTGTTGGCCGCGTTGTTGATCATCGCCCGCGGCACCGCGCCGGCCGAACCGGAAGACCAGCCCGATCAGCGGCCTCAACCGGTCAGCACGGTGCTGGTCGATGCCAAGGTTCGCCAAACGGTCGCGGCGATCCAGGCCCAGAAGACGATCATGCGCAGGCTGGATCCCCGAGGCGACGTGATGGACAAGGCTGATCGACTGGAATCGCTCCGGCAGACACTTTCGCTGGCGCGGCGACACGCCGGCCGCACCGATCATCAACGGCAAGCCCAGCAGAGAGCACTGGAAGATCAATTGGCCGATCAATCGGAGCTTGAACGGCAAATCGCCGAGGCGAAGCAACGGATCGCCGAACAGGCGGCAAGCGTCAGCGCCGTTCGATCGCAGTCGGAACGATCGGTGGAGTTTCGTCCCTTGAATCGAAGCATGACGGAGGAAGCGGTGGTGCTGCTGCGTTATGGACGCTGGTACCTGCTGCAAAACGCCCCCGACGAAGGAGTCAACCGCGAGGATTTTTTTGTGCTCCAACACAGCCGTTCGCTGACACGTGTGACGCCCAAACCACACCGCGGATCAGCGGTCGATGAGGATTCGCTGTCGGAATTGGCGACGCGTTTGCAGGCCGAATTCCAACCCGGTCGCTTCCATGTTTTGATCGCCGTGTGGGACGATTCGTTCTCCGAATTCAATCCCGTCAAAGACGCGGTCAAGACAGCCGGGTACACCTACCGCACACTCCCCTGCGACAGCAGCACCCGGCTGAGCAATCAGTACGCCGCCGAGGCCTACGTGCAATGAATCGGCGCACGTGGGTGTTTCGCGTTGAGGCGACATCCCACGCAGCGAAGGCCGAGCGCCAGGACGGGCCGTCGTCCCCATCCAAAGACCTCTTCGGCACCCTTCTGGCGGTCAAGCATCCTCCAGAGGGTCGGTCGAGCGGAAACCGATCATTTGGCGGTCAACCTCGTCAAAATCGGCCGCGCAACTGACACAACGGTGACGACCGACACGGAAATCTCAACCACGGCGGGTATCTAAGCAGAACGCGTCGCATCGCAATGCGACAGTGGTGTAGATCCATTACATCTGACACCGCCCCGTGCTTTCGGCAAGACCGTGCTTTCGGCAAGACTGTGCTTTCGGCAAGACTGTGCTTTCGGCAAGACCGTGCCTCCCGGCGAGACTGCCCCGATCTCGCATTGGGAGCGCATTTCCGATGGCCGCAAGGTCCAACGGACGAAGGCGACATCGTACGTGAGTTGGGTGCCATAAAATATCGCAATACGCGCAAAATGACGGCGATTCTTAATGTCTGATGTGATTCTGGACGGGATAAATGTCACGATCTGCGACTGGCGCGGCCATCTGATTTGGCGGAGCGATGACAAACCGTCGTGGAAACCCGGCGACATGGTTTGGAAGCACTTGGTCAGCGAGTCGATGCAACATGCCAAACAAGCCTTTGCCAGAGTCGTTGCGCTTGGCGAAGCGGCTACGCTGGAACTGGAGAATAAACGCGGCCAACACTCCCGCGTCTGGCTCTGGCCACTGGAGCGGCCGGAGATTGCCGTCTGCATGCTCTCGGTCATGATCCCCAAAGAACTGAAAACGCTGACCGACCGGGAACGCGAGATCATGGGGTTGTTGGCGTTGGGATGTCCGACACGCGAAATCGCCGAAAAGCTGGACGTCAGCGCGAGCACGGTGCACACCCACTTGCGAAGAGCACGACAGAAACTGTCGCTGCCGAGTGTCGAATCGCTCACCGGTTTCGCCGCCCGATACTGTCACCCGGGTGCCGCCCCGACCCAGGCCATCTCATTTTGACGCGTCATTGGCGTTTGTCTCTGCCGTTCCCTCATCGCTGGAGGTTCGGTGATGCCGGGAAATCCAAACGCTGCAGGGGGCGTGACGCAATACATACTTCGTCGTGCTGCCGAGCAGAAAGTCGTCCAGCAAACTGTGTCCGGAATCACCGACGACGACCAGGTCTGAACCGCTCTTTTCGGCCAGATCCGCGATCGCATCACCGACCCTCTGGTCATGCATGATGACCGATTGGGTCTTGGGCAACACTGCTTCGATGCGGTGCTTCATCTCATCCCCGCCCTGCTTCATCTCCTTAAAGATCTCTTCTTCATTGGCAATCGCGGCTGTCGAAAGTCCATTGCCGAGCAGGTAGTCATAGATCGGTGCGACACTCAGCAATTCGACCTCTGTCTCGGGATCCCAGTCGAGTGACGCTATCTCTTCGACCGCTTCGCGAGACGCATTCGAACTGTCATAGCCGACCAGGATGTGATTGGCCCGATCCGGATCTCGATCGCGTTTGTCTTCGTCATCCTTGGGCGGGCGAACCACCAGCACAGAGCACTTGGCATGCGTGGCAATGCTGTCGCTAACGCTGCCGATCAACAAGCGTCCCAGGAAGGAGTGACCTCGGGCGCCGATCACGATCAGATCACAATCCAGATCGGCGGCTTCGCCCAAGACGATCTTGACGGGATGCCCCGGACGGCAAATCGTGTCGATTCGGGTGCAGCGATCCCGCAACTGCGTGGCCAATTCTGCCTGGTGCGTTTCGGCACGGGCACGTTCCTGGCGGAGCAATTCGGGAAACCAGTGCTGCGTCGACTCGGGGCTGGAACCATAGGGATCACCGAGCGCGGTGATGATCGTCAAACTGATCGGCGCGGTGAATTTCAGCGATTG containing:
- a CDS encoding cell envelope integrity protein TolA: MSRRRTNSNDDDSLELLLDTVSNVFGGVMFLTLLAALLIIARGTAPAEPEDQPDQRPQPVSTVLVDAKVRQTVAAIQAQKTIMRRLDPRGDVMDKADRLESLRQTLSLARRHAGRTDHQRQAQQRALEDQLADQSELERQIAEAKQRIAEQAASVSAVRSQSERSVEFRPLNRSMTEEAVVLLRYGRWYLLQNAPDEGVNREDFFVLQHSRSLTRVTPKPHRGSAVDEDSLSELATRLQAEFQPGRFHVLIAVWDDSFSEFNPVKDAVKTAGYTYRTLPCDSSTRLSNQYAAEAYVQ
- a CDS encoding MotA/TolQ/ExbB proton channel family protein; this encodes MDESPVSNDRLVWMRRDIERRFGFSGARYTRVGSLLPAMIAAAMTVALFGSLVAIGSNPIVDMFIRRGWTPPVIVFFTFWSLLILWFKRAKLRLQHKALGLVVMPDQVDFVLSVDRVTDVLHRLYQVCDDPKRFVLLHRIEVGLSNARNLSRVVDLGEILRTQSEHDESVMETSFNLIRGLVWAIPILGFIGTVSGLSTAIGGFGRVLSQTEDPSKLIGALQGVTGGLATAFETTLLALMAALLVQMAMTFQKKQEEEFLDECTEYCQREVLSRIAHSDSDASVKRVAAGADTDATDSKQKTEAEFAAVEVIQEGEVDDDAVVIDDPIVLE
- a CDS encoding universal stress protein; this encodes MKVLLATDCSQQAAAAAGYLQSLKFTAPISLTIITALGDPYGSSPESTQHWFPELLRQERARAETHQAELATQLRDRCTRIDTICRPGHPVKIVLGEAADLDCDLIVIGARGHSFLGRLLIGSVSDSIATHAKCSVLVVRPPKDDEDKRDRDPDRANHILVGYDSSNASREAVEEIASLDWDPETEVELLSVAPIYDYLLGNGLSTAAIANEEEIFKEMKQGGDEMKHRIEAVLPKTQSVIMHDQRVGDAIADLAEKSGSDLVVVGDSGHSLLDDFLLGSTTKYVLRHAPCSVWISRHHRTSSDEGTAETNANDASK
- a CDS encoding helix-turn-helix transcriptional regulator, with the translated sequence MSDVILDGINVTICDWRGHLIWRSDDKPSWKPGDMVWKHLVSESMQHAKQAFARVVALGEAATLELENKRGQHSRVWLWPLERPEIAVCMLSVMIPKELKTLTDREREIMGLLALGCPTREIAEKLDVSASTVHTHLRRARQKLSLPSVESLTGFAARYCHPGAAPTQAISF